A single region of the bacterium genome encodes:
- a CDS encoding transposase, protein MLHVICRGNNGMRIFRNRLDFSRFKHTLSRYLKDVQIYVHHYVLMNTHCHFLAWCEETSALAPLIKAVCVSYNYQYCKRYSYKGHLWHSRFRTVVIEDEDQWAQCGRYIELNPVYAGACRDPRNYPWSSYHYYETGGRDALIQPILMRDEFRLREKGDINESYREFVLAGIDLDYRKLKKQFEGQRSPRS, encoded by the coding sequence ATGCTCCATGTCATATGCCGTGGCAATAACGGCATGCGGATATTCAGGAATCGTTTGGATTTCTCACGATTCAAGCACACGCTTTCGCGATATCTGAAGGACGTACAGATATATGTTCATCATTATGTACTGATGAACACGCACTGTCATTTTCTGGCATGGTGTGAGGAGACTTCTGCGCTCGCACCATTGATCAAAGCAGTCTGCGTCTCTTACAATTATCAGTACTGCAAGCGCTATTCATATAAGGGCCACCTCTGGCACAGCAGATTCAGGACAGTTGTCATAGAGGACGAAGATCAGTGGGCTCAGTGCGGCAGATATATCGAGCTGAACCCGGTATATGCGGGCGCATGCAGAGATCCCAGAAATTATCCATGGTCGAGTTATCATTATTACGAGACAGGGGGAAGGGACGCGCTTATTCAGCCAATCTTGATGAGGGACGAGTTTCGCTTGAGAGAGAAAGGCGATATCAATGAATCATATCGCGAGTTTGTGTTGGCAGGGATCGATCTGGATTATCGGAAACTGAAGAAACAATTTGAGGGACAAAGGAGTCCGAGATCTTGA